From the Scatophagus argus isolate fScaArg1 chromosome 21, fScaArg1.pri, whole genome shotgun sequence genome, one window contains:
- the tekt3 gene encoding tektin-3, with protein sequence MELIGSTLTATYARPKTSHFLPAISTMASSYRNTQPAFAMNPSANLWRTNSYYKSSSTVPTPSSIQRENLDLVRAKTMFYPSNRTALTTRYTPDDWYKSNQNNYRESESSRKGAERLRRDTLRLIQDKDQLTRRTQENTSKNIGERLNDIVFWKTELSHEIDNMVTEIGALTEVKRRLERALAETEGPLQVSRECLYHREKRMSIDLVHDDVEKGLIKEVEVIKSCQERMRRHVDRAIAQLVSNRAAQHELERDISDKVTAQRIDDRCHHLRNTSDGIGYYRGIERLDPSLSLPDSWSKFTDDNILRSQSERAASHKLRDEIEILLNTTSNEMWNQFNNVNIAFTNRISETADAKNSLQTHLAKTLQEIFQTEMLIESLTKAIRDKECPLKVAQTRLEERTRRPNVELCRDNPYHRLVSEVRELEDTIQKLQDRLVEAENTLQTLVKTKVTLEHDLSVKANSLFLEQEKCMSMRKSFPSMPRLVGYT encoded by the exons ATGGAGCTGATTGGATCCACGCTGACAGCCACATATGCTCGGCCAAAAACCAGCCACTTCCTCCCTGCCATCTCCACCATGGCATCCAGCTATCGCAACACCCAGCCTGCCTTTGCCATGAATCCCAGTGCCAACCTGTGGAGGACCAACAGTTATTacaagagcagcagcactgtcCCAACCCCCTCCTCCATACAGAGAGAAAATTTAGATCTGGTTCGAGCCAAGACTATGTTCTACCCCTCCAACAGGACGGCGCTGACCACCCGCTACACTCCTGACGACTGGTACAAGTCCAACCAAAACAACTACAGGGAGTCCGAGTCATCACGGAAAGGTGCGGAAAGACTGAGAAGAGACACCCTCAGGCTGATACAGGATAAAGACCAGCTGACCAGGCGAACCCAGGAAAATACCAGCAAGAATATTGGCGAGCGTCTCAATGACATTGTCTTCTGGAAGACTGAGCTGAGCCATGAGATTGACAACATGGTGACAGAGATAGGAGCCCTCACTGAGGTCAAGAGGAGGCTGGAGAGAGCCTTGGCAGAGACTGAGGGGCCCCTTCAG GTGTCTCGAGAGTGTTTGTACCACAGAGAGAAGCGGATGTCCATTGATTTGGTACATGATGATGTAGAGAAAGGCCTCATTAAG GAGGTGGAAGTCATCAAGTCATGTCAGGAGAGGATGAGGCGACATGTGGACAGAGCCATCGCTCAGCTGGT GTCAAATCGAGCTGCTCAGCACGAACTGGAAAGAGACATAAGTGACAAAGTGACGGCTCAGAGGATAGACGACAGGTGTCACCACCTGAGGAACACATCAGACGGCATCGGCTACTACAGAGGGATTGAAAGGCTGGACCCCTC ACTCTCTCTGCCAGACTCGTGGTCTAAATTCACAGATGACAACATCCTGCGCTCTCAGAGCGAACGTGCTGCCTCCCACAAGCTCAGGGACGAGATTGAAATCCTGCTGAACACGACGTCGAACGAAATGTGGAACCAGTTCAACAACGTCAACATAGCCTTCACAAATCGCATATCAGAAACCGCTGATGCTAAGAACAGCCTGCAAACACACCTGGCTAAG ACCCTGCAGGAGATCTTCCAGACAGAGATGCTCATTGAATCTCTTACAAAGGCCATCAGAGACAAAGAGTGCCCGCTGAAAGTGGCCCAAACCCGGCTGGAAGAGAGAACCCGAAGGCCCAACGTGGAGCTCTGCAGGGACAACCCATACCACAG ACTTGTGAGTGAGGTGAGGGAGCTCGAGGACACCATCCAAAAGCTTCAGGACAGACTGGTGGAGGCTGAGAACACCCTGCAGACTCTGGTCAAGACCAAAGTGACCCTGGAGCATGACCTGTCTGTCAAGGCCAACTCACTCTTCCTGGAACAGGAGAAGTGCATGAGCATGCGCAAGAGCTTT